In Candidatus Zixiibacteriota bacterium, a single window of DNA contains:
- a CDS encoding GNAT family N-acetyltransferase, with amino-acid sequence MKKKTEINQLPTSPALVGKDVYLRPAEPADYELTYRWFLASDPHSQTCHLIRMATPAQAAERAKQREINVNEGDFIIIRLEDDNPVGKIRYFNLNMLNRSAEVGIIMAPDARKQGYAKEGLSLLVGYLFAYLNLNKVYAQTSTFNKAAIKLLEALDFKLDGTLRQHHYFKGDLYDDLVYSLLKFEYSP; translated from the coding sequence ATGAAGAAAAAAACTGAAATAAATCAACTGCCCACTTCCCCGGCCCTGGTGGGAAAAGATGTTTATCTTCGGCCCGCCGAACCGGCCGATTATGAGTTGACCTACCGCTGGTTTTTGGCCTCCGATCCGCATTCACAAACCTGTCATCTAATCAGAATGGCCACCCCGGCTCAGGCCGCCGAACGGGCGAAACAGCGCGAGATCAACGTCAATGAAGGAGATTTCATTATTATCCGGCTGGAAGATGACAACCCGGTTGGAAAAATCAGGTATTTTAATCTCAATATGCTAAATCGATCGGCTGAGGTGGGTATAATCATGGCTCCCGATGCCCGGAAACAGGGATACGCCAAAGAGGGCCTAAGCCTGCTGGTTGGTTATCTGTTTGCCTATTTGAATCTCAACAAGGTTTATGCCCAGACATCGACCTTCAATAAGGCAGCCATTAAGCTCCTGGAAGCTCTCGACTTTAAACTCGATGGAACCCTCCGCCAGCATCATTATTTCAAGGGCGATTTGTACGACGACCTGGTTTATTCACTGCTGAAGTTTGAATACAGCCCGTGA
- a CDS encoding VanZ family protein produces MRNFFIYHLPAIAYAALIIILSSIPDLGKNSFDIFKLDKIIHFIEYAVFAILVFRSISHLMPNRVILILGISLVLVAMFAMFDEFYQSYIPGRHSDPFDWLFDFLGATLIIVFLHYRLRKRRAMHAAE; encoded by the coding sequence ATGAGGAATTTTTTTATTTATCATCTTCCGGCTATCGCGTATGCGGCCCTGATTATTATTTTGTCGTCTATTCCCGATCTGGGAAAAAACTCCTTTGATATTTTCAAACTGGATAAAATAATTCACTTTATTGAGTATGCCGTGTTTGCGATTCTGGTTTTTCGGTCGATATCGCACCTGATGCCGAACAGGGTTATCCTGATACTGGGTATTTCCCTGGTCCTGGTGGCCATGTTTGCTATGTTCGATGAGTTCTATCAGAGTTATATCCCCGGGCGGCATTCCGATCCGTTTGACTGGTTATTTGATTTTCTTGGGGCGACTTTAATAATAGTGTTTTTACATTATCGTCTTCGAAAACGCCGGGCGATGCATGCGGCGGAGTGA
- a CDS encoding sulfotransferase, with amino-acid sequence MMKSPIFVGGSARSGTTLVRVILDSHPNIACGPEIKIIPIIAEQWSTIRNSFAKPMMEYNLTPKDVDEIYNNMIRSFMEKYRIKQGKARMAEKSPNNVFYFQHLHYLFPESPLIHVIRDGRDIICSLLQMKWVDPTTGQPIAYTREADKAADYWVQAVMAGRRALNLPGLKDRYLEIRYEDIINKTEATLKRLFEFIDEPWDPVVLKFHEQKRNLAGESSADQVSKPLYKKAVARWQTDLKEEDKPVIKKIAGPLLIELGYTPDDNW; translated from the coding sequence ATGATGAAGTCTCCGATATTCGTCGGCGGTTCGGCCCGGTCGGGCACGACTCTGGTAAGGGTAATTCTTGATTCTCATCCGAATATCGCCTGCGGGCCGGAAATAAAAATTATTCCCATAATCGCCGAGCAATGGTCCACTATCCGTAATTCCTTTGCCAAACCGATGATGGAATACAACCTGACGCCCAAAGATGTGGATGAAATTTATAATAACATGATCCGGTCTTTTATGGAAAAATACCGGATAAAGCAGGGCAAGGCCCGGATGGCCGAGAAATCTCCCAATAATGTATTTTATTTTCAGCACCTTCATTACCTGTTTCCCGAAAGTCCCTTGATCCATGTCATTCGCGACGGCCGGGATATTATCTGTTCCCTGTTGCAGATGAAATGGGTCGATCCCACCACCGGCCAGCCGATAGCCTATACCCGGGAGGCCGATAAGGCCGCCGATTACTGGGTTCAGGCGGTTATGGCGGGACGCCGGGCATTGAATCTGCCGGGATTGAAAGACCGTTATCTGGAAATCAGGTACGAGGATATTATCAATAAAACCGAAGCGACTTTAAAAAGGCTGTTCGAATTTATCGATGAGCCCTGGGATCCGGTTGTTCTCAAGTTTCATGAACAAAAACGCAATCTGGCGGGTGAATCAAGCGCCGACCAGGTGTCCAAGCCGTTGTATAAAAAGGCCGTGGCGCGCTGGCAGACCGATTTAAAAGAGGAAGACAAGCCGGTAATCAAGAAAATCGCGGGTCCCCTTTTGATTGAACTGGGCTATACGCCCGATGATAACTGGTAA
- a CDS encoding tandem-95 repeat protein yields MKGRLLYLAVTCLVFLIAGQAGASSITAKISPEYAPNTVIKGDPFFVDIYLQNEYFEQVGLSIPFYFYSPDGSISNVTHRNVQGSVVFDWRLQDTLRDSSITTKNGWMDYWLIIKQFYGFSWDGALPDTINFTGASVFGWVVEAAPVNYYSFAYQIDEAGTFCIDSCTVPGVDPEGKFDWLFDDATFNFSGPYCFTVLDTTQPENQAPVLVDIGDKEIDEGAELTFGVSASDPDGTYPALTTSTLPEGAGFTDNGDGTGTFNWTPTFEQSGDYPVTFYASDGELDDEETITITVNNVNRPPVFADVDPQSTDENAELIFNVSASDADGAIPALTATIPEGAGFTDNGDGTGTFTWTPTYDQAGDYTAIFYASDGTKMDTLEVSITVNNVNRAPEFAAVDPQTTDENVELTFNVTVADPDGETPEITADIPDGASFVDNGDGTGTFTWTPDYDQAGDYTVIFYATDGDLTDELEVSVTVNDVNRAPVLENVPVGVQYVYEEGLLVIPASASDPDGTIPTLTTGGLYENMTFVDSGNGHGVFEFRPDTTQVGDYTIMFIASDGQLADSESVYITVQDVEAPIELSVDTATLTYTLTAGQMMLDSIYVIEKGGREISFALTGSDDWIVTTDTVFQTPGYGLFVINAEMLDEGHYEGTLTIDAAEATNSPIVIPVTLDVEAAVITELATTPTEFIYTITPTDTISDYLVVYETHGQNVEFHYSNSEAWLNLVILPEAPVTPDTIGFYITPGLAIGTYYDTIVITMDVEPNNTPLRVPVTLTIEEAPVTELAASPDHYDFTLMEGDSTYGSIFVYELSDRHVEFTVSNKSSWMTLPDYSLNPVTPESVPIYINSAGLAAGTYYDTVTVMALDGSGSTIYVPVMLTVTSALAELATLPEYFTYVLNVGDTLSDSVHIYEMSDGNIPITYSNSSDWLMLPDTDIVYATPFTVQFMVDATSLEPGDYYDTIVVVSDEASNSPLFVPVMLTVTSALSELATLPEYFDYTLNADYMLIDSLYIYEVSDRNIIGTYYHSSDWLIMDTDIVFETPITIHFTVDATSLEPGDYYDTIVVMSDEAFNSPLFVPVKLTVEGQPEYQLAVSPLYFNRTLTQGMTAYDSLLVYEASGANIGIAFANMSSWLSTWTFSYVTPTSLVLMVNTSMLAPGSYADTIFIIQEMSPAADTVKVPYYLTVEPSGPVSEDSVWVSTVPGVPGSDIIVPVYFRNFEVLQAINLPLIWSSSDIHLNEVTFEGTRVSYVDNKPVVIDNATRRVQIGIVPTFSENVIPGRGLLAKLHFTIQEGATEAFVSIDTTRIIPEGGLTFIDDMLNIIRPTFIPGGVVIDTSTGYICGRVVDTEGNEIEGATVELWDDFPGGGQMLTDITDENGQFACHSSGISPFDAYAYKEGYYPGLVEEIQFGEIGIEIVLSAVPPVTPTQEWVDFYCDDNYFYGVPMPAGSVVDAYDPDGVHCGTYFVTEPGKYGFMLVYRDDFTTDADEGAEPGDEIQFFINGYPANASGDRIWTENGDNMEVCLDIFSVEERTIPLQQGWNLISWNVDTPEDDIETLLESVWDCVDVVLGFEQGGATYDPSLPEFSTLWKTDHFHGYWVKMNCADTLIVTGTPVAATTPIDLELGWNLVSYLPAVEDSTWDALYSIVDTNLIVALGFDGVGQTFDPLLPEYSTLPVMKPGFGYWLKVYYDDQLIYPGIGPVMVFRQTFAHANKVAADCRVTTSRMWMNVYSYGLTLDGVPVATGSEVEIKAADGSVVGYGAIGDGGKFGFVPVYGDDPSTVEREGLKPGEEFILVIDGVETNETFTWSENGGKLELGTLTARTGGGLLPEEFGLSQNYPNPFNPTTTISFSVPSAMSATVEIYNILGEKVRTVFDGIAQPGRNDVIWDGVNENGEAVASGIYFYRMKAGSFNESRKMVLMK; encoded by the coding sequence ATGAAAGGACGGTTGCTTTATCTTGCAGTTACATGTCTGGTTTTTTTGATAGCCGGGCAGGCTGGCGCTTCCAGCATAACCGCGAAAATTTCTCCCGAGTATGCACCTAATACGGTCATCAAGGGCGATCCGTTTTTTGTGGATATTTATTTGCAAAATGAATATTTCGAACAGGTGGGATTAAGTATTCCATTCTATTTTTACAGCCCGGATGGGAGTATCTCCAACGTAACACACCGCAACGTTCAAGGTTCGGTGGTGTTTGACTGGCGTCTTCAGGATACTCTTCGGGACAGTTCGATAACAACCAAGAATGGCTGGATGGATTATTGGCTGATTATCAAGCAGTTTTACGGTTTCAGCTGGGATGGGGCATTACCCGATACGATCAATTTTACGGGCGCCTCCGTTTTTGGCTGGGTTGTGGAAGCCGCTCCGGTGAATTATTATTCATTTGCCTATCAGATTGATGAAGCCGGGACATTCTGTATTGATTCATGTACCGTTCCGGGAGTTGATCCTGAGGGCAAATTCGACTGGCTTTTTGATGACGCGACTTTCAATTTCAGCGGGCCATATTGTTTCACGGTTCTGGACACCACCCAACCTGAGAATCAGGCCCCGGTTCTGGTCGATATCGGCGATAAGGAAATTGATGAAGGGGCTGAGCTGACTTTCGGGGTTTCAGCCTCCGATCCGGATGGAACTTACCCTGCTCTGACAACTTCAACCTTACCGGAGGGAGCCGGTTTTACGGATAACGGCGATGGAACCGGGACGTTCAACTGGACTCCGACTTTTGAGCAGTCCGGTGATTACCCGGTTACATTCTATGCCTCCGATGGTGAACTGGATGACGAGGAGACAATAACCATCACGGTCAACAATGTCAATCGCCCGCCGGTGTTTGCCGATGTCGATCCGCAGTCCACGGATGAGAATGCGGAATTGATTTTCAATGTTTCGGCAAGCGATGCCGATGGCGCGATTCCGGCTCTGACGGCGACGATCCCCGAGGGTGCCGGATTTACAGATAATGGTGATGGAACCGGGACCTTTACGTGGACACCCACATATGATCAGGCCGGTGATTATACAGCTATCTTCTATGCCTCCGACGGGACCAAGATGGATACGTTGGAAGTATCAATTACGGTTAATAATGTCAATCGGGCGCCCGAATTCGCGGCGGTCGATCCGCAGACTACCGATGAAAATGTGGAATTAACATTTAACGTCACCGTAGCCGACCCCGATGGGGAGACTCCGGAAATCACGGCTGATATTCCCGATGGCGCCAGTTTTGTCGATAACGGCGACGGCACCGGGACTTTTACCTGGACACCCGATTATGACCAGGCCGGTGACTATACCGTAATCTTTTATGCCACCGATGGTGATCTGACCGATGAACTGGAAGTCTCGGTGACGGTCAATGATGTTAACCGGGCTCCGGTTCTGGAAAATGTGCCGGTCGGGGTACAATATGTTTACGAGGAGGGTCTTCTGGTAATTCCGGCATCGGCTTCAGATCCGGATGGAACCATTCCCACTCTTACGACCGGCGGTTTGTATGAAAATATGACTTTTGTCGATAGCGGTAACGGTCATGGAGTATTCGAGTTCCGTCCCGATACGACACAAGTCGGTGATTATACGATAATGTTTATCGCTTCCGATGGTCAGCTGGCCGATTCCGAAAGTGTGTATATCACGGTTCAGGACGTCGAGGCTCCGATCGAATTGTCGGTTGATACCGCAACTTTGACATACACCCTGACGGCCGGTCAGATGATGCTTGATTCCATTTATGTTATCGAAAAGGGCGGCCGCGAAATTAGTTTCGCGCTGACCGGCTCGGATGATTGGATTGTCACTACGGACACGGTGTTTCAGACTCCCGGTTACGGTTTGTTCGTTATCAATGCCGAAATGCTGGATGAGGGTCACTATGAGGGAACATTGACGATTGATGCCGCTGAGGCCACTAACTCCCCGATAGTGATTCCGGTGACTCTCGATGTTGAAGCGGCCGTAATAACCGAACTGGCGACTACTCCAACGGAATTCATCTATACCATTACTCCGACTGATACGATTTCCGATTATCTGGTTGTTTATGAAACGCACGGTCAAAATGTCGAATTCCATTATAGTAACAGCGAAGCCTGGCTGAATCTGGTTATTCTACCGGAAGCACCGGTAACGCCGGATACAATCGGCTTCTATATTACTCCCGGATTAGCGATCGGCACATATTATGACACAATTGTCATTACCATGGACGTCGAGCCGAATAATACGCCATTGCGTGTTCCGGTGACGCTGACGATCGAAGAGGCTCCGGTGACAGAACTGGCGGCCAGTCCCGACCATTACGACTTTACCCTGATGGAAGGGGATTCGACCTATGGCTCGATCTTCGTCTATGAATTGAGTGATCGTCATGTGGAGTTCACCGTTTCCAATAAGAGCAGCTGGATGACTTTGCCCGATTACAGCCTCAATCCGGTGACACCGGAATCGGTGCCCATTTATATTAATTCGGCCGGATTGGCGGCTGGTACATATTATGATACTGTCACAGTTATGGCGCTTGATGGAAGCGGCTCGACGATTTATGTCCCGGTGATGCTGACGGTTACATCCGCTCTGGCCGAACTGGCGACATTACCGGAATATTTTACTTATGTTCTTAATGTCGGCGATACGCTGAGCGATTCGGTGCATATTTATGAAATGAGTGATGGAAATATCCCGATAACTTATTCCAATTCTTCCGACTGGCTGATGCTTCCGGATACCGATATAGTATATGCGACACCATTCACCGTACAATTTATGGTCGATGCCACTTCTCTGGAGCCCGGAGATTATTACGATACAATCGTGGTTGTGTCGGATGAAGCTTCCAATTCACCGTTATTCGTGCCGGTGATGCTGACGGTTACATCCGCTCTGTCCGAATTGGCGACATTGCCGGAATATTTCGATTATACTCTCAATGCCGATTATATGCTGATCGATTCATTATACATTTATGAAGTCAGTGATAGAAATATCATAGGAACTTATTACCATTCTTCCGACTGGCTGATAATGGACACCGATATAGTCTTTGAGACGCCGATTACGATTCATTTCACGGTCGATGCTACTTCTCTGGAACCGGGTGATTATTACGATACTATCGTGGTTATGTCGGACGAGGCATTCAACTCACCTTTATTTGTGCCGGTGAAGCTGACGGTCGAGGGTCAGCCGGAATATCAGCTGGCTGTCTCTCCGCTCTATTTCAACCGGACGTTGACCCAGGGAATGACGGCCTATGATTCCCTCCTGGTTTATGAAGCCAGTGGGGCGAATATCGGAATCGCTTTCGCAAATATGAGTTCGTGGCTGTCAACCTGGACTTTTAGTTACGTGACACCGACTTCTTTGGTATTAATGGTTAATACTTCCATGCTGGCGCCGGGCAGTTATGCCGATACTATTTTTATAATCCAGGAAATGTCGCCGGCGGCTGATACCGTCAAGGTCCCGTATTACCTGACAGTCGAGCCGTCGGGTCCGGTGAGCGAGGATTCGGTTTGGGTTTCCACGGTTCCGGGTGTTCCGGGCAGTGATATCATCGTCCCGGTTTACTTCAGGAATTTCGAAGTTCTTCAGGCCATCAACTTGCCGTTGATCTGGAGTTCTTCGGATATTCATCTTAATGAAGTCACCTTTGAAGGGACCAGAGTGAGTTATGTCGACAATAAGCCGGTGGTTATTGATAATGCCACGCGGCGGGTTCAGATTGGAATCGTGCCAACCTTCTCCGAAAACGTTATTCCGGGGCGCGGCCTTCTGGCCAAACTACATTTCACCATTCAGGAAGGTGCCACCGAAGCCTTTGTTTCGATCGACACGACCCGGATTATACCGGAAGGCGGTCTGACCTTTATCGATGATATGCTCAATATCATTCGTCCGACCTTTATCCCCGGCGGTGTCGTGATTGATACCAGTACCGGTTATATTTGCGGCCGGGTGGTGGATACCGAAGGTAATGAAATCGAGGGAGCGACGGTCGAGCTCTGGGATGATTTCCCCGGCGGCGGTCAGATGTTGACTGATATTACCGATGAGAACGGCCAGTTTGCCTGCCATTCCTCCGGCATCTCGCCGTTTGACGCGTACGCCTATAAAGAGGGTTACTATCCCGGACTGGTTGAAGAAATTCAGTTTGGTGAAATCGGAATCGAGATTGTCCTCAGCGCGGTTCCGCCGGTGACTCCGACCCAGGAGTGGGTTGATTTCTATTGTGACGACAACTATTTCTACGGTGTTCCGATGCCGGCCGGTTCGGTGGTCGATGCTTATGATCCCGACGGCGTTCATTGCGGAACATATTTTGTAACGGAGCCGGGTAAATACGGTTTCATGCTCGTTTATCGCGATGATTTCACCACCGATGCGGATGAAGGAGCCGAGCCGGGCGATGAGATTCAGTTCTTTATCAACGGTTATCCGGCCAATGCCTCCGGCGACAGAATCTGGACTGAAAACGGTGATAATATGGAGGTTTGTCTGGACATCTTCAGCGTTGAGGAGCGGACAATCCCGCTTCAGCAGGGCTGGAACCTGATTTCCTGGAATGTCGATACTCCTGAAGATGATATCGAGACGCTTCTGGAATCAGTTTGGGATTGCGTTGATGTCGTGCTTGGTTTCGAACAGGGCGGGGCCACCTATGATCCGTCACTGCCCGAATTTTCGACTCTCTGGAAAACCGATCATTTCCACGGCTACTGGGTGAAGATGAACTGCGCGGATACACTGATCGTGACCGGGACACCGGTGGCCGCCACCACGCCTATCGATCTTGAGCTGGGTTGGAATCTGGTATCGTATCTGCCGGCGGTTGAGGATTCCACCTGGGATGCTTTGTATTCGATAGTCGATACTAACCTGATTGTCGCTCTCGGATTCGATGGCGTGGGTCAGACCTTCGATCCGCTTCTGCCGGAATATTCAACGCTGCCGGTTATGAAGCCCGGATTTGGATACTGGCTTAAGGTTTACTATGATGACCAGTTAATCTATCCGGGGATAGGTCCGGTTATGGTCTTCCGTCAGACTTTTGCCCATGCGAATAAAGTTGCCGCCGATTGTCGGGTTACAACCTCGCGGATGTGGATGAATGTCTACTCATATGGTTTAACTCTGGACGGTGTTCCGGTGGCTACCGGCTCCGAAGTTGAAATCAAGGCCGCCGACGGCAGTGTGGTCGGTTATGGCGCAATTGGCGATGGCGGCAAGTTCGGATTTGTACCGGTTTATGGTGATGATCCTTCGACGGTCGAACGTGAAGGACTCAAACCGGGCGAGGAATTTATCCTGGTTATTGATGGTGTCGAAACCAACGAAACCTTTACTTGGTCGGAAAACGGCGGTAAACTGGAGTTGGGAACTCTGACAGCCCGGACCGGCGGCGGATTGCTACCCGAGGAATTCGGTCTGTCACAGAATTACCCCAATCCATTCAACCCGACCACGACCATATCATTCTCGGTGCCCTCGGCCATGTCCGCCACGGTCGAGATCTATAACATCCTCGGCGAGAAAGTCCGGACGGTGTTCGATGGTATTGCCCAGCCCGGACGTAATGATGTCATCTGGGATGGCGTGAATGAGAATGGCGAGGCGGTCGCTTCCGGTATTTACTTCTATCGAATGAAAGCCGGTTCATTTAATGAATCACGCAAGATGGTGCTGATGAAGTAA
- the cysC gene encoding adenylyl-sulfate kinase, whose amino-acid sequence MELTVTHNRNETTSGIKSDGDNKLFWETSRVTREDRENRNKHRGYIIWLTGLSGAGKSTIAQELERILFSRGYQIRILDGDNVRQGLNSDLGFSADDRQENIRRIGEVSKLFAETGIITISAFISPYTRDRERIRGIMPPGDFIEVYVECSLAECERRDTKGLYKKARAGLIKNFTGIDDPFEPPANPELIVNTENSTVTESVSVVLSYLNKHGHL is encoded by the coding sequence ATGGAGCTTACAGTCACCCATAACCGGAACGAAACGACCTCCGGAATTAAAAGCGACGGGGACAACAAATTATTCTGGGAAACCAGCCGGGTCACCCGGGAAGATCGCGAAAATCGCAATAAACACCGGGGATATATCATCTGGCTGACCGGATTGAGCGGGGCCGGAAAATCGACCATCGCCCAGGAACTGGAGAGGATCCTGTTTTCCCGCGGTTACCAGATTCGTATTCTCGATGGCGATAATGTCCGGCAGGGTCTGAATTCGGACCTTGGCTTTTCTGCCGATGATCGTCAGGAGAACATCCGGCGTATCGGCGAAGTCTCCAAGCTCTTCGCCGAAACCGGAATTATTACGATCAGCGCTTTTATCTCGCCCTATACCAGGGATCGTGAACGGATTAGGGGAATCATGCCGCCCGGAGATTTTATCGAGGTCTATGTCGAATGTTCCCTTGCCGAATGTGAGCGGCGCGATACCAAGGGTCTGTATAAAAAAGCCCGCGCCGGGCTGATTAAGAATTTCACCGGCATTGATGATCCTTTTGAACCTCCGGCCAATCCGGAATTGATCGTCAATACCGAAAACTCGACCGTCACCGAGTCGGTCTCGGTTGTTCTAAGCTATCTGAACAAACATGGTCATTTATAA
- a CDS encoding GSCFA domain-containing protein: MEKTAQSVTYRQGDDIERAAHRTWYRGGICNFIASKQNMREPQAIEKYILKGWPPNSPIISKQSKILAFGSCFARHISEYLGQRGYLVGAAREGLDTYIIRCGAGMVNTFSVLQQLEWAYENRNFSENLWYDSEKELAPYNREIRENTRRLFDQTDIFIITLGLSEVWCNRQTGEVFWRAIPQDKFNPEIHGFRVTTVDENRDNLEKIYSVIKKHRPQAEVIFTLSPVPLVATFRPISCTTANSVSKAILRAALDEFLRQHPDTPDLHYWPSYEIVNNYFSDPYEDDNRHIKPEAVRVIMEMFTKYYCRSEKPKLGLPPVSKNREAGRKINLVGGREVV; this comes from the coding sequence ATGGAAAAAACAGCACAAAGTGTAACCTACAGGCAGGGTGATGATATCGAGCGCGCGGCGCATCGAACCTGGTATCGCGGCGGAATCTGTAATTTTATCGCCAGCAAACAAAATATGAGAGAACCTCAGGCCATCGAAAAATACATCCTGAAAGGCTGGCCCCCGAATTCACCCATAATCTCCAAACAGAGTAAAATTTTGGCGTTTGGAAGCTGTTTCGCGCGTCATATTTCGGAATATCTCGGACAGCGCGGCTATCTGGTCGGGGCCGCCCGCGAGGGCCTCGACACCTATATCATCCGCTGCGGAGCGGGCATGGTCAACACCTTTTCGGTCCTCCAGCAACTGGAATGGGCCTATGAAAACAGAAATTTTTCGGAAAACCTGTGGTATGACTCCGAAAAAGAGCTCGCCCCGTATAATCGCGAAATACGCGAAAATACCCGCCGACTTTTCGATCAAACCGATATCTTCATAATCACCCTCGGTCTCTCCGAAGTCTGGTGTAACCGTCAAACCGGGGAGGTTTTCTGGCGGGCTATCCCCCAGGATAAATTCAATCCGGAGATTCATGGTTTCCGGGTTACCACGGTCGACGAAAACCGCGACAACCTTGAAAAAATATACTCGGTGATTAAAAAGCATCGACCGCAGGCCGAGGTTATCTTCACCCTCTCCCCGGTTCCCCTGGTCGCCACCTTCCGGCCGATATCATGCACCACCGCCAATTCCGTATCCAAAGCCATCCTGCGAGCGGCCCTCGATGAATTCCTGAGACAGCATCCCGACACCCCCGATCTTCATTACTGGCCATCCTATGAAATCGTCAATAACTACTTTTCCGATCCCTATGAGGATGATAACCGGCATATCAAACCGGAAGCCGTCCGGGTTATTATGGAGATGTTCACGAAGTATTATTGCCGATCCGAAAAACCAAAATTGGGTCTTCCACCGGTATCGAAAAACCGTGAAGCAGGGCGCAAAATCAATCTGGTCGGGGGCCGAGAAGTAGTTTGA
- a CDS encoding CBS domain-containing protein: MKVRDILKTKDNRLVSIAPEKTIQEAMSRIVERKIGDLLVMKNDTLIGILSERDILKNLAGHGAAILKEPVEKYMTRKLIIGIPDDDVDSVMAYMTNNRIRHVPILESQKVIGLISIGDIVKFQVQNLKVENRYLVDYITGKYPA; the protein is encoded by the coding sequence ATGAAAGTCCGAGATATCCTGAAAACCAAAGATAACCGGCTCGTGAGCATTGCTCCCGAAAAAACCATACAGGAGGCGATGAGCAGAATCGTGGAAAGAAAAATCGGCGACCTCCTGGTTATGAAAAATGACACCCTGATCGGAATCTTAAGTGAAAGAGATATTCTGAAAAACCTGGCCGGCCATGGAGCTGCCATCCTGAAAGAGCCGGTGGAAAAATATATGACCAGAAAACTCATCATCGGCATTCCTGATGATGATGTCGATTCGGTAATGGCTTACATGACCAACAACCGGATTCGTCATGTCCCGATTCTTGAGTCTCAGAAGGTTATCGGGTTGATCTCGATTGGGGATATTGTCAAGTTCCAGGTCCAGAATCTCAAAGTCGAGAATCGCTATCTTGTGGATTATATCACCGGCAAATATCCGGCCTGA